A genomic segment from Ptychodera flava strain L36383 chromosome 8, AS_Pfla_20210202, whole genome shotgun sequence encodes:
- the LOC139137977 gene encoding deoxyribonuclease-2-alpha-like codes for MLYSDQEPDGGSSHTAHAKGALLFDSSEGFWMVHSLPRFPADPSMKYIWPENGYINGQVFLCVTYPRQELDTIKNQILFYKPNIYSRHPQPSGLSLPSAAQSADGSTSPISLVTLKDRQFLSIAKQDGHDLDIYEYVAERLRVTGFDVQTWRNGMGEKLASCTGQTKYTFTGKYSVENIDTLQFPSPNGGTITYERTKDHSKWCVSDDRSRPWVCIGDLNRMVSQRTRGGGVVCLNNLAVWEQFRRLRGEIEVANIDRRDCPGVFSLHFVQYVFSYFSDPLRKHDVSRRSLDLPNYLRARN; via the exons ATGTTGTACAGTGACCAGGAACCAGATGGTGGCAGTAGTCACACCGCTCACGCAAAAG GTGCTCTTTTATTTGATAGCAGTGAGGGGTTTTGGATGGTCCATTCCTTGCCAAGATTTCCTGCCGACCCATCTATGAAATATATATGGCCTGAAAATGGTTATATCAATGGACAAGTATTTCTATGCGTAACATATCCCCGTCAAGAATTGGATACAATAA AAAACCAAATTTTGTTCTACAAGCCTAATATTTACAGCCGTCATCCACAGCCTAGTGGACTGTCACTGCCGAGTGCAGCACAGAGCGCTGACGGATCGACATCACCGATTTCATTGGTGACGTTGAAAGACCGTCAGTTTCTTTCGATCGCGAAGCAAGACGGACATGACTTGG ATATTTATGAATACGTGGCCGAACGTCTTCGTGTAACAGGCTTTGACGTGCAGACATGGAGAAATGGTATGGGTGAAAAACTAGCATCATGCACTGGTCAGACGAAGTACACGTTCACTGGAAAATACTCAGTTGAAAATATAGATACCTTACAATTTCCGTCTCCCAATGGTGGTACTATCACATATGAACGCACAAAGGATCACTCAAAGTGGTGTGTTTCAGATGATCGTAGCAGGCCGTGGGTTTGCATCGGAGATCTCAATAGGATG GTAAGTCAGAGAACGCGCGGCGGTGGTGTCGTTTGTCTTAACAATCTGGCTGTCTGGGAGCAGTTCAGAAGACTACGTGGTGAGATTGAAGTGGCAAATATCGACAGGAGAGATTGCCCGGGAGTTTTTTCTCTTCACTTCGTGCAATACGTCTTTTCGTACTTTTCAGATCCACTTCGCAAACATGACGTTTCAAGAAGATCGCTGGACCTCCCAAATTATCTCCGTGcaagaaattaa